TCATGGAAGCCTACAGGGACGTCCTCCATCTCAACCTCAAGTACGTTGATGCAGAGGAGACCTTCCTCAAAGCCCTGAAAGGGGTAAAAAATCCGGAACGGAAGCGAAAGATCATCGGAAGGCTCTTCATCAAAATATTTGAGGAAGAGGCCCGCGGCAACGACTCCGCCCGGTTTCTCGCCCAGGGTACCCTCTATCCCGACGTCATAGAAAGTGTCTCCTTCAAGGGACCCTCCGCCATGATCAAGAGCCATCACAATGTCGGCGGGCTCCCGAAACGGATGAAGATGACCCTCATCGAGCCATTGAGAGAGCTTTTCAAGGACGAGGTCCGGGTGGTCGGACGCGAACTCGGCGTACCTGAATATATCATCGGCAGACAACCTTTCCCCGGTCCCGGTCTCGCAGTCCGAATAATCGGCGACGTGACACCAGAGCGGCTTCATATCCTCAAGGAAGCGGACAGCATAATCCGCCAGGAGGTCGAATACAACCCCTCTTTCAAACACATATGGCAGTCCTTCGCCATACTCATACCGGTAAAGACCGTTGGTGTCATGGGCGACGAAAGGACCTATGCCAGCGTTATAGCACTCCGTGTGGTCGAAAGCGAAGATGCCATGACGGCGGACTGGGCGCGCCTTCCCTATACAACGCTCGATACAGTGGCGCGAAGGATAATCAATGAGGTCCCCGGCGTCAACAGGGTGGTCTACGACATATCCTCGAAGCCGCCAAGCACGATCGAGTGGGAGTAGACAGATATGCCCGACTTCGTCCACCTCCACCTTCATACCCAGTACAGTCTTCTCGACGGTGCAATCCGATTCGACCGTCTCTTTGATGCAGCCAAAGGGTACGGCATGCCGGCATGCGCCATCACGGACCACGGCAACATGTTCGGAGCCGCTGAATTCTACCTTGAGGCCGGCCAGCGTGGCTTGAAACCTCTTATAGGCTGCGAAGCCTACATCGCACCGAGGTCCAGACTGGACCAGAAAAGGATGAAGGGCGAGGACGTCGCCTACCATGTTGTCCTCCTTGCCATGAACAACACCGGCTACCAGAACCTCCTCAAACTCATCAGCCTCGCCCACCTGGAAGGGTTCTACTATCATCCGCGCATCGACAGGGAGATTCTCACCCGGTATCATGAGGGGCTCATCTGTCTCACTGCCTGCATCAAGGGAGAGATACCCAACGCCATTCTCAAGGGTACGGACGATATGGTCCGCAGGCACGTCGATTATTACCTCTCGCTCTTCGGCGACCGGCTCTTCTTCGAGCTTCAGGACAACGGCCTCGATGAACAAAGAATAGTCAACGAGCGCCTCATCGAGTTGTCCTCCCATTACGGTGTGCCCATCGTGGCCACGAACGACTGCCATTACCTTCGCCGCGAGGAGGCGAAGGCACACGAGCTCCTCCTGTGCATCCAAACGGGAAAGACGATCAACGATAAGGACCGCCTGAGCTTCTCGACGGACCAGTTTTACTTCAAATCACCGGATGAGATGGCGCTCGCCTTTTCGCGGTATCCCGAGGCGCTTTCCAACACGATGCGCGTCGCCGAAATGTGCAACGTCACCATCGACACGGAGACTTACCATTTTCCGGATTTCCATCCCCCCGGCGGCATGGACATCAATGAATACTTCGAACAATTGTCACGGGAAGGCTTTGAAAAACGGATGCCCGAGATACGGTCCGCCTACGATTCATTCGGCGAAGAACTCCACGACCAATATCGCAAGAGGTTGGACTACGAGATGGGCGTCATCAAGAAAACGGGGTTCTCGGGGTATTTTCTCATCGTCGCCGATTTCATCAATTATGCAAAAACAAACGGCGTTCCCGTGGGGCCGGGACGTGGTTCCGCGGCCGGGAGCCTCATCGCCTTTTGCCTCGGCATTACAGACATAGATCCCATCAAGTACGACCTGATCTTCGAGCGCTTTCTGAACCCCGAGCGTATCAGCATGCCCGATATCGATGTTGACTTCTGCCGGAAGGGACGCGACAGGGTCATCGAATATGTCACGAATAAATACGGCAAGGACAACGTGGCCCAGATCACCACTTTCGGCACCATGAAGTCCAAGGCGGCAGTACGCGATGTCGGAAGGGCGCTTGGCATGCCCTATGCGGAGGTTGACAGGATAGCCAAGCTCATCACAACGGCGGACCGGGGCATAGAGCGTGCGATACACGATGAACCCGAAATCCGTGAGCTGTACCAGAGGGACGACCGAGTCAAGGAACTCCTCGACAACGCGTGCGTAGTTGAAGGACTGGCGCGCCACGCATCGACACACGCCGCCGGGATCGTCATCGCCAACAAGCATCTTGCCGAATACCTTCCGCTTTACANNNNNNNNNNNNNNNNNNNNNNNNNNNNNNNNNNNNNNNNNNNNNNNNNNNNNNNNNNNNNNNNNNNNNNNNNNNNNNNNNNNNNNNNNNNNNNNNNNNNCCCCGAGACGTTGCGGAGAAGATCTACGACATCATCCAGCGCTTCGGCGAATATGGATTCAATAAGTCCCATAGCACGGCCTACGGGTACATCGCCTACCAGACGGCGTACCTCAAGGCACATTACCCCATCCACTATTTCGCAGCCATGCTTACCACCGAGGTGGGCGATACCGACAAACTCGTCAAGTACATCGGGGAATGCCGGGAATCGGGCATAGAGATCCTGCCTCCCGATGTCAACGCGAGCGAGAGCGACTTCATCATCGTCGATTCAAAGATCCGCTACGGGCTTTCCGGCGTCAGAAACGTGGGCGAGGCGGCCATAGAGAGCATCATCCAGGCGCGCGAGGAAGCGGGAGGATTCAAATCCTTCGTGCACTTTTGCAGTGTCATCGATTCCCGCAAGGTCAATAAGAAGGTCATCGAAAGCCTCGCCACGGCAGGCTGCTTCGACAGCCTTGGATTGAAGAGATCGCAGGTCCTGCACCTCGCCCAGGAAATGCTCGACAAACTGACAAAGCGGGACACAAAGAACAATCTCAACCAGGGCAGTATATTCGGGGAGTCAGAGATCGCCGAGACGACAGTCTCTTTCGACGTCCCCATCATGGACGAACTTTCTCACGACGAGATCCTCCTTGGCGAGAAGGAGTCCCTCGGCTTCTATTTCAGCAAACATCCCCTGAAACCCTACGAGAGCCTCATAACCGAGCTTACCCCCTACGACAGCCAGAGCCTGAAGGAGACAGACACGTCTGAGGACGTCAGCATCGCGGGTATCGTGAGCACCTTGAAGGAGATAACGACCAAGCGGGGCGACAGGATGGCATACGTCACTCTCGAGGACACAAAGGGCATCGTGGAGGTCATCTGCTTCCCCGACCTCTATGGCAAGAACCACTTTGTCATCCAGAGCGGAAAGCCCCTCATGGTGACAGGGTCGCTCGAAAGGTCGGAGGACGGCGGCGCGAGGATAAAAGGGAAGTCCGTGACCCTCCTCGAGACATTAACGGGGGAACTCCTGAAGACCGTCAGGATTCGGATACATTGCGAGGTCATCAGGAAAGAAGACCTGAGGGTATTGAAAGATATCCTCTTCAGCGTCAGGGGCAGGTCGGCCGTGCTTCTCGAGTTTCAGCTCAACGGAGAAAGGCAGTCCCTCCCCCTCACAAGCATCAGGATCGATCCCAGGAGAAAAGACGTCATTCTTAAGCACTTCAAGAAAGGCATGGACGTAGAGGTTATTGATGAGATACTACCTTGATTTCGAAAAGAAACTTGAACCGCTGGAAAGAAGGATCTTTGAGATAGAGCGGTTCTACGATGAAAACGACCCGTACTACGCAAAAGAACTGGTCACTCTGCGCAAGAAGATCGCCAAGATCGAGAAGGACACGTACTCCGATCTATCGAACTGGCAGCGCTCCCAGCTTTCGCGTCACCTGAACCGCCCGCACACCCTCGATTACGTCCACGGTCTCTTCACCGACTTCGTGGAACTCCATGGCGACAGGAAATTCAAGGACGACCCTGCGCTCGTGGCCGGCTTTGCCCGCTTCGAAGGTGTGAATGTGGCCGTTGTGGGCCACCAGAAAGGCAAGGACGTCCGGGAAATGGCCCACAGAAATTTCGGCATGGCCCATCCAGACGGCTACAGGAAGGCGATGCGCGTCATGGACATGGCGGCGAGATGGGGCAAGCCCGTCATCACCTTCATCGATACACCGGGGGCATATCCTGGCGTGGGAGCGGAGGAGCGGGGGCAGGCGGAGGCGATAGCGTCGAGCATCTATTTCATGTTCTCCCTTGGCGTCCCCACCATCTCCATCGTCATCGGCGAAGGCGGCAGCGGCGGGGCGCTCGGCATCGGCGTGGGCAACAGGGTTCTCATGCTCGAGAACGCAACCTATTCCGTCATATCCCCCGAAGGCTGCGCGGCCATCCTCTGGAGGGACGGGACCAAGGGACCGCTGGCTGCGGACGCCCTGAAACCCACAGCCCGGGACCTTCTAAAGCTCAAGGTTGCCGACGAGATCATCGGTGAACCCTTCGGCGGCGCTCACAGGGACTGGCAGAAGACCTTCGACAACACACGCGGCGTGCTCGACAGGAATCTCAAGGAGCTCATGGAAGTTGATCCCGAAGCATTGAAACAGATGCGCTACGACAAGTTTCGCAACATGGGTGTATTCCAGGAGAAACGATGAAAACAATAACCATGGACATAACCAACGCGCTTTCTGAGGCGGTCGGTGCCAACGGCATCGATGCTGCGGAGTTCGCGAATACCCTCGCGAAGATAAGTGATTATTATGCAAAGCTTCTCGCGAACCCCTTCGCCTTCATGACACTGCCCTCGACACGGTTCCAGTTCGACGAGATGCAGGTGCTTGCAGACAAGGCCGCCGCAATGGACATCAAAAACCTCGTCCTCCTCGGGATAGGCGGTTCCTCATTGGGGACCCAGACAATATTCGACGCCCTCCTCCACCCTTTTCACAATCAGGAGGAGCGTTTCCGGGACGGAAGGCCGCGGTATTTCATCCTCGACAACATCGACCCCCACAAGATGGCCGCCATCATCGAGACCATCATCCCCGATATCGACCGTACCTTCCTCGTCGTCATCAGCAAATCCGGCGAAACCCCGGAGACGATCTCCCAGTTCATGCTCTTCAACGAACTGATGCGGAAATCGGCTGGTTACCAGCAGCGGATAGTCCTCATTACCGATAAGGAAAAGGGCCTTCTCAACAGGATAGCAGGCAAGGAAGGCTACGCCGTCCTCAACCTTCCCGAAGGCGTGGGCGGCAGGTTCTCCGTCCTTACCCCTGTCGGGCTCTTCCCTTCCGCGCTCATGGGCCTCGATATCAAGAAGCTGTCCGCCGGCGCCGCGGGCATGGCCGCCCACACGGTCCGGTACGACGGCGAAGAGAACATGGCCTTCGTCCTCGCCGCCATCCTCTATCTCATGGACAGGAACGCAAAGAAGATACACGTCATCATGCCCTACAGCGAAAGACTCGCCGGCTTCGCCGACTGGTTCCGGCAACTCGAAGGCGAAAGCCTCGGTAAAAAGGGGCTCGGGCCGACACCCACGAAATCGCTGGGCGTCACCGACCAGCATTCCCAGCTTCAGCTCTACGTGGACGGCCCCAGGGACAAGTGTATCATCCTCTTCTACAGCGCCACGCAGGAAGTCCCCATTCCCGCAAGCTTCGACTATTTGGAGGACGTGCAGTATCTGGCCAACAAGGATATGAAATCCCTCTTCCACGCCGAATTTCAGGGCACGCGCCTGTCCCTGACCGAGGCACAGACCCCGAACATCTCCCTCATCCTCGACGAGGTAAGCGACTACAACCTGGGCGCCCTCTTCTACCTCTTCGAGATGGTCACGGCCATCATGGGCCACCTACTCGGAGTTAACGCCTTCGACCAGCCCGGCGTCGAGCAGGGCAAGATATACACAAAGGCAATGATGGGCAAAAAGGGGCTCGAAAGGGAACGGGAACACACAGAGGCGCTCCTTCTGCGGCGAGCGAAAACGATAGTTTTTTAGGGCGCTTCTATCCTCGATTGTCATACCGGCGAAAGCCGGGATCCAGGAAAGTCCGAGGCGCCAGCGCCGGTCCCGCGGAAACACTCTTTTGGTCGACCTTTCAAGCCTGCCCCAACTTCAATTCAGCACCCGGGATAGAACGACGAGCAGGTGCACATATCCTCTTCATCTCCCGGGTCATTTTCCACGGCGGCTGTTTCCATCGGGCTCGTGCCACCCCGCACGATTGCATCGTTGTCCGCATCATTGCCACGCAAAAAACCGCTATCCAGCCCGCCCGTCTCCGTGCAGCTTTTCAGGGCATTCTCAACCGAAGAAAAGGGAGCCCCCCAAAACTTCATGATAAATTTGTCTATATCCATTTTGTCATTGAAATCGGGCATGAAACCCTTCATCGATTCGAACACTTCCTTCATTTTGATATAGCCAAACTGGGTATATGGTGTTTTGCACTCGACGAGGTCGGTCTGAACACCGGCGGAGCTGAGCAGATCGTTTACGAACATGGAGCATTGACGGTCGGTGCTGTCAGCGGAAGTGGCTGCAAGTATTTGATAGTTCGGTGGATCCTTGATGGCCTTGTCGATACCGGCAGCAATCTCATTATACTGCTCTCCGGTCACCTCAAAGGTCATCTTCGCCTGGTAGTCTTCCGCCTTCAACCGCCAGCTATCATTGACGACCCTTCCGGGTTGCGTCGTGGTTGGCCTTCCCACGGGCTCGAAGCCGTATACTTCAGTTGAACTGTCCCCAAGTTGAATAAAAGAATGATTGTACGTATGCGTCTTCAGGGATTCCGTCGTGGGAACCCTCACATATACTGTAACCTTTGGCATCATACACCTCCCCCGATTCAATTATCATCTTTTGTTCCCAGAGGTCCCTTTAAAACCATCCCAATCCCTTTAGCCGATACGATATAGGCGCGGTTCCTATCAAAAAGCCAAGCACCAGAGAGAACAAGAAAAGTACCGATATCACGGCCCCGGTTCGCTCGGACCGGAATACTTCCGATAGGACAAAGCGGTTCGTGAGATATGAGGCTGTCAGCGGCACCATTGTCAACAGATAAACGATAAGGAATTCCGTCATGTGGAACGCTATCAGGCAGCTCAGACTCGTCAGGGATGAAAGCAGTACGAATTGAAGAAATGTCGCTTTTCTGAAACACAGAAACGTGATCGCCAGTGTTGCAAAAAGCCCTGTCCAGGCACACCGGGGGTCGAGGGAGGTGACCCAGAATAACAGCATGAAAGACGAGACGATTACGGTAACAACAGCCCTCCCGTTATGAATGAGGCCCCTCATTCTCTCCGGGGCTTTTTGAACAGGCGTCAGGAGCCTGTAAAAGAAACTCGTGTTGTCATTTATACGAAACAACCCTATCACAACGAGCAGCAGCAGGGACAGGTCAAGCAGCAACAGGAAGTTCAGGTAACATTTAAACAGACTCATCGGGGACCCTCCGTCGTATCTCTTATCTCATGTATTCCTTCGCTCCCTTGTCCCGGCATACTGATAATCGCTCATGGCTAGAACCAATCCAACCCCCTTCAGACGCCGTGAAATGGGCCAGGTCACAACCCTCAATTCCCGAGCGCACGCAGTGCGTCCGAGGCAACCCCGCTGAATCAACTTTTTGCTTATTCTATTAGGGGGGGTAAAAGGAGAAGTAGAAAAAACTGCAGGTCTGCCATATTAAGGGACGGAACCCGTCTATTTCTGCCAATCGTTTTCTGGACAGTAGTCCGGGGAGCCGAGGATACCACAGCAAAGCCTTACAACAACACCAACCCTGATTTCCTGTCCCCTGACACCGCCTCTTTCACTTCACCCTTTCAAACTTGACCTTGACGATCCTCCGCCCGTCTATGTCGACGACAGTGAAACGATAGCGGGCGTAATAGATGGCCTCACCGCCCTTGGCGAGGCCCTGGAGCTGTGTGGTTATGAAGCCGCCTAAGGTTTCGTAATCGGGGGATTCAGGGAGGTCGAGGTCGAGGCGGTTGTTGAGGTCGCGGATGGAGTAGGATGCATCGATAAGGTAGGAGCCATCACGGTTGCGTTCGATCTTGTCCTCGACGTCCGTTTCGTCCATGATCTCACCGAATATCTCCTCCATGATGTCTTCGAGGGTGACGATGCCCACGGCGGTGCCATATTCGTCGATGACCACTGCCAGGTGGCGGCGCGTGCGCTGCATCTGCTTCAACAGGATACTTATCTCCATCGTGGCCGGGACAAAGAAGGGGCGCTTCATGAGTTTTTCAGGCTCGAAGGACTCCTTGGTCTTCCAGATGTGGCGTGAGACGTCCTTCTGATAGATGAAACCGATCACATTGTCGAGGGTCTCCCGGTACACAGGGTACCGGGAGAATTCGTTGCCGATTATGTAATCGAGCATTTTCTCCCTGTCGTCATCGGCATCCACGGCGTAGACATTGGGGCGGGGGACCATGACCTCCCGCACGGAGCGGTCGCTGAAATGGAAGACCCTGTTGATGAGTTCCTCTTCGGTCTTGTCGAAGACGCCCCTTCGCCTTCCCTCCTCGAGAAGGATCTTTATCTCCCCCTCGCCGACGTGTTCCTCTCCCTTGCTGATACCCAGGGTCTTGACGAAAAAGAGGGTCGTCACGGAAAGAAAGTTCACGAAGATGGAGAAGAGGCGCGATACGAGATTGAAGAAGGGCAGAACCGCGAGAGCGGCCTTCTCCCTGTAGTTGAGGCCGATGTATTTCGGGACAAGCTCCCCGAAGACAATGAAGAGATACGTGAGGATGACCACAACGACGGCAAGGGAGACGGACTCCGAGAAGGGCCTCAGGAACTCAACCCTCTCGATGAAGGGCATGAGGTATTTTGCCGCCATGATCCCGCCGATGGCCGAGGCGAGGGTGCCGAAAAGGGTGATGCCTATCTGTACCGTCGACAGGAAACGCTCCGGGTTCTCCTTCATCTGCAGGAGCATCTCCGTCCTGCGGTCTTTTCGTTTCTTTAAGAGCTCTTTTATCTTGCTCGTACGGGATGAAACGATTGCCGTCTCGGTGGCCGAAAAGAGACCATTGAGGATGAGCAGTACGACGATGATGACTATGTCAACAAGCGGATCGCCCATTAATCCCTGACGCGCTCCTTCACCTGGTGCATGAATGCCTCGAGCCTCGTCAGGATGTTCGTCGAACCCTGCCCATCGTAGGCGATATTGATGACCGGCAGGTCATGGTTCTTCTGGATGAGACGCATGATGGCGCTCGACACGGTGCCCGGCATGCATGTGAAGGGCATGGCGTTAATGATCCCGGCGACTCCCTTATGGGCGAAATCGACGCTCTTGCCGACGGTAAGGACGGCCTCGCCTTCAAAGCTGTCGTGGATATAGGGACTTGCCTTCTCAAGTATGTCCTTTATCTTTGGTTCAGGTCCGTACTTTATGAAGGGCACGAAGATATCCTCCATCAGGTGCTCATCCTTATTCTGGATATACTGGGTTATGATGAAACCGAGAACGCCGAGCAGGGTGTCCCGTTTTTTGCTCTTTCTCTTGCCCGTGTAGTTCACGTAGGAGATCCATTCCGAAACGGGCGCAAGCCATACCACCCCGCCGAGGTCCTCCACTGCCCTGATGAGCTGGGAGTTACTGAACTTGTTCGAACGTATATAGATCTCACCGACAAGCCCTATCGTCGGTCTCTTCTCCTGGCGGCGCTCTATGGCCCTGAACTTCCCAAGGACCTCCTTGAGCACCACGTCAATGTCCTGCCCACCCCTCTCTATGCACCGGGTGACCTGAGCCAGCGCGTCCGCATACGCCCGGTCCGTTTCTCCGGGGGTCTTCTCATAGGGGCGCGTCTCGTGAAGTATCTTGGTCAGAAGGTCTGCCGCGACGACCGCCCTCCAGCCAAGGCGGGTAAATTTTCCTCCCACGATGTCGAGTTCCTTGTAGAACCGGTGGTCCTGGTTGGGCGCATAAATGGGAACATTGGTAAAACCGGCCTCGTCGAGGATCATCCTGTGAAAACGGTTGTACTGGCCAAAGCGGCATGGGCCTTCACCGGAAGGCATGAAAAAGGCACTCTGCGCCCGGTCGAAACCTTCGCTGCGGGCCGTTCGCAACATATCGCCCGTCGTGAGTATGCAGGGATAGCATTCCTTCCCCGATGTGAATTTCCGGCCCACCAGCACCGTCTCTTCGGTGGATTCCTTCATGACCTCCGCGCTGACTCCGCAGGCCCTGAAGGCGGCCGCAAGGGTATGGGAGTGATCGGACATGTAGGGCACAAAGATCTTCCTGCGCCGTCCATCCATTTCAAAGGGTGTGACCTTGTGTTCCACGATCTCTTCATCGAACCTGGCATTATTGATGCTGTCGAGGAATGCCTCGAGTCGCGTGACTACCCCCGCGTCAGCGCTGTGCTCGTCAATCTCAAGGGAAAGATAGGGCTTGTTTCCCATTATCCTCTTGAAAAAGTGAGAAATGAATGAATCGGGGCCGCAACCGAAGCTCGTCACATATATGGCGTAAAGGTTCCTGTTGCCCTTGACGGCCCGCGCAGCCTTGAGTATTCTCTGTCCATAACCCCAGTACATGTGCTCCAGGTCGACGGGGTCCTCGATCATGTCGTTCACGGGGAGCATGTCCATCGGTATCGCGGGGACGCCGAGATTGAGCAATTTTTTGTGGATGTTGAGGTTGGCCCCCGGGTCGGCGCTGTTGTATGGCCGGCCGATAATGACCATGGCTTTCTCGTCCTCCCTCAACGAATAGAGGAAGGCGCCGCCCATCTCGGTCAGACGGCGATAGAAGGAATCCTGCACCAGAAGCGCCGTCTCGAAGGCCTTCTTCACGCTCCGTTTTGACTTCCCGAAGGGCTTGAAGTGCTCTGCAAGATCGGCGAGAACGACCTCGTTCCCTTCCCCGAAACGGATGAGGGGTGTGAGAACCCGGGCCCCTTTTCCCTCGAAATCGATGGATCCTTTGATAGTATAGGGCAGCGACTGCGCATAGGGACAGGCAAAGGAGTTCCTGGCGTGCTTCGAGGGTTTCTTGAGGCTGATGACGCTGGGTATGAAAATGTCCTTGATACCCTTCTGAAGCAGGTTCATCACGTGTCCGTGGGCGAGCTTTATGGGGAAACAGCTCTCCACGATGATGTTCTCCACACCGTCTCTTACGGTCTTCTTGTTCGTCATGTCGGAGACGACGACATCGAAGTCCAGTTCTGAGAGGAAGCTCTTCCAGAACGGCAGGAGTTCGTGCATATGGAGGACCTTCGGTATGCCCATCGTGTGCTTTCCGGCCTTCCTGTCGCAGATCTCGTTGAGTATCTCTTCCCGCATGGAAAAGAGATCGGCCATCTCCTTTCTTTCACCTTTGCGAACCACATCATACTTCTCACACCTGCTTCCATAATAGAGGGCGTTCTCGTTCTCAACAGTCACCTTGCGTATCTCGCAGAGGTTCTCACACCCCTTGCATTCGAAGGTGTCCACGGCATAAGACCTTTTGCTGAGGTCAAAGCCCTTGAACCCGCTTATTTCCCAGGTTTTTTCCTTCATCGCCAGGATGGCGACCCCGATGGCACCCGTTACATCATGATGGGGAGGCACCGTTATCGGCATGCCGAGAACCTTTTCAAAAGCGGCGACCACACCTTTATTGAAGGCCGTGCCGCCCTGGAAGAATATCCGCTTGCCCACTCTCCTGTCTACGACGACCTTGTTGAGGTAGTTCTGGACGATGGAATAGGCAAGCCCGCTGACGATGTCTTCCCTGTCAGCACCTCGCTGCTGCTGATGAATAACGTCGGATTCGATGAAAACGGTGCACCGTTCTCCCATCTTCACGGGTTTTTTCGACCTCAGGGCAAGGGAGCCGAACTCTTCCTTTATCGAAATATCGAGCCTCTCGGCCTGCTCTTCGAGAAAGGAACCCGTACCCGCCGCACAGGCCTTGTTCATCTCGAAATCGACAATCACGCCGTTGTCGATACTTATATACTTGGAGTCCTGTCCGCCTATCTCGAAGACGGTGTCCACGGCGGGGTCGATGTCGATGGCGGCCTGCGCCTGGGCGGTGATCTCGTTGCGGACGATGTCGGCACCCAGGAAGTCGGCGGTGAGGTAGCGGCCGGATCCGGTAGTGCCGGCACCCAGTATCTCCACCATGTCGCCGACCTCTTCCCCTATCTCGGCAAGACCGCGCTTGACGGCCTCGAGGGGCCTGCCCTCGGTCATGAGATATCTCTTGGCGAGAACACTGCGGTCCTCGTCGATGAGGACAAGATTGGTGCTGATGGACCCAACATCGACGCCAAGATACACCTTCGTCCTGCCCGTGACGGGCTTCATGTCGTAGGCCACGCTCATATTCGCGGCGGAAAGGGTAAGCGGCTCGTGGGTTGCCTCGCTCCTTTTTTCGCTCAGGTAGGCATTGAGCCTCTCAAGGCCGGCAAAAGGCACCTTGAGCGAAGGATCCTGAAGGACGGCGTAGACTGCCCCCACAGCCCCGAGGGATGTAAAGTTCTCGGGAACGAAAAACGTCTCCTCCGTTAATCCGAACACGTCTCTGAGGGCACCCCTCATGCCGGCATTGGCGGCCACACCACCGATGAACGCGACAGGCGTCCCCAGATCCTTGCCCTTTGCGATATTGCCCTTGAAATTGCGGGCGAGAGCATAGCACAATCCCGCAACGATCTCGTAATCCGGTGTGGCTATCTGCTGAAGATGGATCATGTCCGATTTTGCGAAGACGGTGCACCGCCCCGCTATCCGGGGAACGTTCTTTGCCTTGAGCGCCACCTCGCTGAATTCCTCTATGCTGAACCTCAACCGCGACGCCTGCTGGTCGAGAAAAGACCCCGTGCCGGCGGCACAGAGCGCGTTCATGGAAAAGTCCTTCACGCGCAGGGGACTGCTCTTTCTCCCGGAAGGCTCGAACACAATGAGTTTTGAATCCTCTCCTCCAATGTCGACAACGCTTCCCGTTGAAGGATAAAGGTGACCCATGGCCCGTGAAATTGCGATGATCTCATTAACAAAGGGAGCACCGATGAGAGAGGCGAAGACCTTCGCGCCCGAGCCCGTCGTGGCGATGAACTCCACCTCGCAGGCCCCCGCTATCTCCTCGATGGCCTCTTTCGCCGCTATGAATGATTTTCCCTTGTGGCGGATATACTGTGACTTGACGATCTTCCCGTTCTCATTGACGATTGCAACGTTCACGCTCACGGAACCTATATCGATACCAACTCTATACATATCGTCTTCCCCCAAATGGTCAACACGCTTTTGATTTTATGGGAATGTTGTGATAAGTATAATACAAAAACCCGGTACCAACAATAAAATGTGCTACCAGACGTGCGTTGGCGGGGTTTTGGCATACACGGGACCATTGTTTTGAAAACACGGGTACATATAATCGTCAGAGGCGTGGTGCAGGGTGTCTTCTTCCGTTACAGCACACAGCGTGAGGCGCAGGGTCTCGGTCTTACGGGATGGGTCAGGAATCTCCCTGACGGCGGTGTCGAGATCGTCTGCGAAGGCGAGGAAGAGGCCGTAGAGAAGCTGGTCCAATG
The sequence above is drawn from the Syntrophorhabdaceae bacterium genome and encodes:
- a CDS encoding acyl-CoA dehydratase activase, whose product is MYRVGIDIGSVSVNVAIVNENGKIVKSQYIRHKGKSFIAAKEAIEEIAGACEVEFIATTGSGAKVFASLIGAPFVNEIIAISRAMGHLYPSTGSVVDIGGEDSKLIVFEPSGRKSSPLRVKDFSMNALCAAGTGSFLDQQASRLRFSIEEFSEVALKAKNVPRIAGRCTVFAKSDMIHLQQIATPDYEIVAGLCYALARNFKGNIAKGKDLGTPVAFIGGVAANAGMRGALRDVFGLTEETFFVPENFTSLGAVGAVYAVLQDPSLKVPFAGLERLNAYLSEKRSEATHEPLTLSAANMSVAYDMKPVTGRTKVYLGVDVGSISTNLVLIDEDRSVLAKRYLMTEGRPLEAVKRGLAEIGEEVGDMVEILGAGTTGSGRYLTADFLGADIVRNEITAQAQAAIDIDPAVDTVFEIGGQDSKYISIDNGVIVDFEMNKACAAGTGSFLEEQAERLDISIKEEFGSLALRSKKPVKMGERCTVFIESDVIHQQQRGADREDIVSGLAYSIVQNYLNKVVVDRRVGKRIFFQGGTAFNKGVVAAFEKVLGMPITVPPHHDVTGAIGVAILAMKEKTWEISGFKGFDLSKRSYAVDTFECKGCENLCEIRKVTVENENALYYGSRCEKYDVVRKGERKEMADLFSMREEILNEICDRKAGKHTMGIPKVLHMHELLPFWKSFLSELDFDVVVSDMTNKKTVRDGVENIIVESCFPIKLAHGHVMNLLQKGIKDIFIPSVISLKKPSKHARNSFACPYAQSLPYTIKGSIDFEGKGARVLTPLIRFGEGNEVVLADLAEHFKPFGKSKRSVKKAFETALLVQDSFYRRLTEMGGAFLYSLREDEKAMVIIGRPYNSADPGANLNIHKKLLNLGVPAIPMDMLPVNDMIEDPVDLEHMYWGYGQRILKAARAVKGNRNLYAIYVTSFGCGPDSFISHFFKRIMGNKPYLSLEIDEHSADAGVVTRLEAFLDSINNARFDEEIVEHKVTPFEMDGRRRKIFVPYMSDHSHTLAAAFRACGVSAEVMKESTEETVLVGRKFTSGKECYPCILTTGDMLRTARSEGFDRAQSAFFMPSGEGPCRFGQYNRFHRMILDEAGFTNVPIYAPNQDHRFYKELDIVGGKFTRLGWRAVVAADLLTKILHETRPYEKTPGETDRAYADALAQVTRCIERGGQDIDVVLKEVLGKFRAIERRQEKRPTIGLVGEIYIRSNKFSNSQLIRAVEDLGGVVWLAPVSEWISYVNYTGKRKSKKRDTLLGVLGFIITQYIQNKDEHLMEDIFVPFIKYGPEPKIKDILEKASPYIHDSFEGEAVLTVGKSVDFAHKGVAGIINAMPFTCMPGTVSSAIMRLIQKNHDLPVINIAYDGQGSTNILTRLEAFMHQVKERVRD
- a CDS encoding acylphosphatase — protein: MKTRVHIIVRGVVQGVFFRYSTQREAQGLGLTGWVRNLPDGGVEIVCEGEEEAVEKLVQWSRKGPGGAFVEHTDVSREDHTGGFLTFEIRY